The DNA segment CCAAATCAACCTACATTCATGAACCCCCATATTTCAAGAACATGACCATGGATCCTCCTGGAGCCCATGGAGTGAAGGATGCTTACTGCTTGCTGAACTTTGGTGACAGTATTACAACAGATCACATTTCACCTGCTggaagcatccataaagacagTCCTGCTGCAAAGTATCTCCTTGAGCGTGGGGTTGATCGCAAGGACTTCAACTCTTATGGCAGCCGTCGTGGCAATGATGAAGTGATGGCAAGGGGAACCTTTGCCAATATCCGCCTTGTTAACAAGCTCTTGAATGGGGAAGTGGGCCCAAAGACCATTCATGTTCCTACAGGAGAGAAACTCTCTGTGTTTGATGCAGCAATGGTAAGTTCCTGATTAACCATCTGCACTTTTCATGTGAACTGTTTTTCCTCTAGCGAATAACCTTTTGCTCAAGGCAATTAAATCTTACCCTATGATATGATTGTATTTCTCTTAAGACTGAAACAACCTGTTGATTTGTTATGTTTGATACTTAAAAAAATACAGAAGTTTGTCATTCAACACCATAAGATCCTGgacaatcaatttaaaatacCCCTTTTTTCTGCATATAGTAGAGAAAACTAGAGTCTCTATTAGTATGAATCTCAACAGTCTCTTATTGTTTAGGAAGCTTTTCGTTCTGTCAAAACCTATTGACTTGTGATCTGAAGTAATATTTTGAGATTCATGAATGCCTTAATTTCTCTCACTGCAGACAATTTATCCAACTGAATCTTCTTGTTTATCATTAAACATGAGCTATCAATCTTTTGTTTCAGAAATACAAGACTGCTAATCAGGGCACCATTATCTTGGCTGGAGCTGAATATGGAAGTGGAAGCTCCCGAGATTGGGCTGCCAAGGGTCCCATGCTATTGGTAAGCATTTTGTATATggccactttcttttcttttggttttgttttgaattgttttctcttttgtccctttaaataattttagtgTGTAACAGGGAGTCAAAGCAGTGATTGCCAAAAGCTTTGAGAGGATTCATCGCAGTAACTTGGTGGGAATGGGCATTATTCCACTCTGTTTCAAGCCTGGTGAGGATGCTGACACACTAGGATTGACTGGTCATGAACGATATACCATTGACCTCCCAAGTAACATTGATGAGATAAGGCCTGGCCAAGATATTACAGTCACGACCAACACAGGAAAATCTTTCATCTGCACTGCCCGCTTTGACACTGAGGTACTTCTCACTTTATTTCGTTAAGCTTATCTTTTGATGCTTCAGAAAAGTAGATGCAACATAGATTTAAGAAAATTCTCAACACATTTTCAGCTATTAAAGAATAAggaaatttgatatttttcttagaaaccaaaaataaaaataaaaattcatcatGATTTTctccaaatgaaatgaaaataagtaATGTGGTTTAATCCATGTACATTCAGAATTATTGATACATGCAAAAAATAATGGAGTAAAGAGTCCAGTTTACCAATGATTGTGGTGTGCTTGGATTGGTTAAAGAATTTAgccatgtttggttctcggaaaatgTGAGGTAGAGAATAagattagaaagaaaataaaaattagatttaaagtcaataaattattttttaatgttatttcaaactcatttaactcattggaactcttttatataaaaattaagtaatttgaAAATGTGGAAGTTTctcactaattttaattatatttgattttctctcaaaatttttatagtaaaatcaaacGTGAGAAagtcattttccttaatatttttttctttgcttggtACGGTTTAGAGGAGCTAGACATATAGAACAAAGTGGAAACAATTCAACCCTAATTAGATCATGTAGGCCAATTGTGTCTGTGATCTCTTCATCCCATTCCGTGGTGATTATAGTGATTTAAGTGCTTtgtttattttaactcatcaataaaataaaaataaaaaatagattaaaagtcgataaattatttttatttattacttcaaactcattttgtttattttaacttatcaataaaaagattaaataatttaaatatacataaaattttaattaattttaattttcttttatatttttcataggacaattaaatataaaaaaatcattttcctttgtatttttttctttccttaatattttttgagaaccaaacataaccttaatatttttttctttgtttagtAGAGTCTGTGATCTCTTCATCCCATTCCGTGGTGATTATAGTGATTTTGATTATAGTGATTTAAGTGCTCTGTTTCCATACCAGAGCTGGTTTGTGAGCTTTCTACGAGGTTTAATGTTGAAACTCCCTTTGGCTTGCATTTTCAGGTGGAGTTGGCTTATTTCAACCATGGAGGCATTCTCCCATACGTAATTCGGAATTTGATTAAACAGTAAACGATTTCATTCTTGCTCAGCAGTTTCAATCCATTGAGCCCAGCTCTTGAAATTGTATAATGCGAGATGGGAATGAAGTCTGAATAATGGGGAAAAGAAATTTCTTTTGCCGGATGGAGgtggtttttttctttatttgaggTGTGCAGGCAGGCATGCTTCAAAAGGAGGGAATTATTTTTCCTCGCATGCTTGGTTTTTGTCAACGAAAAAAGAACGAACTACTGGTAATAAAATTCATGTCCTATTGATATTTTGTTCCCTTTCTCCTGATTCCCCAGAAGGTATATGGTTGGTGTCCCAAAATTGATTGCCTCCACAACTTTTCCCCTTGGAAGAAGAAGATTGCTCCGTTAATCATGTGTTGATATTATAATCGGAatcaaaatttcattaatatGAAACTCAAATCTCactcttcatttctttttcttccatatGATATTGTGATTAGCTTTCATTCTCAATCTTATAATATCAAATGCACTTCAGAAGGTTATGATGCTGTCCCAAAATTGATTGTCTTTACAACTTTCCCCCTTGGAAGAAGGGGAGGGAGGGCTCCTTTAATCATATCAATTTTCAACGTTTACATGTACATGTGATTCATGtgtccatattttatttttatttttgggtccCTAATTTGAACTTTTGGGTGTCCATTAACATAGTTGAAAATAGACATGGCTATGTTCTAATGGATCACCTTTATTTCCCAAAAAGATCTTGtaatttggattatttttatttttaaaaagaatttttgtgtttgtttgttgaattttgttcatttaaaaaAGAGTTTAGTTGTTTCTTGTAAAAGCTTTAGTTTGACTTATATAAGAAGTTTTTCTGGcatctaataaattttttataataataattttggcttcaacttcaaaatttcaaataataataataattaattaaaaaaaaaaactatcccAAAAGGGTCCTAAGACATGAAAAAGTAGCATAGAAGTTGAGTATGATATGAAATAAGAGATATTATTGTGATATCACATGGCACAAGTGGTGGGGTACAGGGTACATTATTTcgagttattttgttttcttcattttttttgtcactcattatgcaaaataaaagattttgatTTGACATAAGAcagaatattattatatatttaacaacctattttaagttttctatttataaattttaatattttaattatgaatattattaattaaaaaaaaattgcttacTAAATTATAAATCATATAACCATTTTTAAAACCACGTTGCATGTGGTTTGATTAAGTTTGTCCAAAAAGCTTCTGGTTTAAAAGATAGCTTAGACAAatgtaaattataaaaagttagaaatattttttaattgcctATATATATGCTCTCACCATCCTTCATTTCCTTCAAACCTAAATCCCTACCCAGTACATGTGATCACTTCCGACTCAATCTTCACTCTTTCCTCTTCACCAACTCAGAGAAAGCAGCTATGAAATCCTCTCCAGAGGTCGTCCAAAAGCCCATCTTACAATCAGACGATTCAGACCCTCCACTCTCATCTTCCCTGCAATCGGATGATACAAGGTCTGAGACCAGTGCACAACTAGAAAGCATTTTATCGAACACCCAGTTGCGGTTATCGGAGCGCCTCCGGTTGGCCACATGGACTGAGTTGAAGTTACTTTTCTACCTTGCTGGCCCTGCCGTCCTCGTTTACATGATCGGCTATGTCATGTCCATGGCCACCCAAATCTTTGTCGGTCATCTCGGTAACCTTGAGCTCGCTGCAGCCTCTCTCGGCAACAATGGAATCCAAATCTTTGCCTACGGCCTCTTGGTATGTTACTAACAAATTAAGAATCCATTTCACAGTGTTTTTAGAAAGcgcttttagaaaatatttccaCTGAAAAACTTCACGACCGAAACCTATTCATCTTACGCGATGCCTTATTGTGGGTGACAACAGCTAGGGATGGGGAGTGCAGTGGAGACCCTGTGTGGGCAAGCATATGGAGCTAAAAAATTCGATATGCTAGGCATTTATCTCCAGAAATCCACCGTTCTCCTCACTATAACCGGGGTCCTCCTCACTTTCGTCTACATATTCTCCAAGCCTATTCTGATCTTGCTGGGGGAATCATCCAGAATCGCATCAGCAGCTGCCATCTTCGTCTACGGCCTCATTCCTCAAATCTTTGCATACGCTGCAAGCTTTCCCATACAGAAGTTCCTACAAGCCCAAAGCATAGTGGCCCCAAGCGCATACATATCAGCAGGAACACTGCTGGTGCACTTGCTGTTGAGCTGGCTGGCCGTGTACAAGATGGGGCTGGGGTTGCTGGGTTCTTCACTGGTCCTGAGCCTCTCAGGGTGGGTTGTTGTGGTGGGTCAGTTCCTTTACATATTGAAGAGTGAGAGGTGTAAGTACACTTGGGGCGGGTTCAGTGTCAAAGCTTTCTCTGGGTTGCCTGGATTCTTCAAGCTATCAGCTGCATCTGCACTGATGCTGTGCTTAGAGACTTGGTATTTTGAGGTTCTTGTTCTGCTGGCTGGCTTGCTTGATCATCCTGAATTGGCTTTGGATTCTCTCTCCATATGGTAAGAGCTAAGAACAAAAGGGTAGCTGCCTTTTTGGATCCTATAGTTTTACTAAAAGGAATTAACCCATGATTGGAATTAGATTGACACAACTATAACTTAACTAACCATATTTTATATAAggtaaattttaattattattatttttttaaattcttataaaaaaaaataaaaatcctaacatAATTATTCATAAGACCCGAGAAAATTACCACTCCTAAATTTTAAGCTACGTACATACAAACATTTGTGTAATGTTTTAGAGAAATTAGTCCTTAGGTTAAAAGACACATACTAAGACAAGCTAGAAATCATCAATTTGTGAGGTCTTCATAAGTTCTTGAGCATTAGTGAGTTGTATGACTTTTAGTAAGGGAAATAGTTTTCAAAGGGGCCATGGTTGCATTTCATGATGGTGATGTTCCATGGGGTGGTGGGCTAGTGCAATGAATGGGAGGCCTTTCAATTTGTGGAGAGTGAAGGGCAACATTGGAGAAGGGTAGGGCTATGAGAAGTAGAGATAAGGGGGAAAAGTAGAAAAAGTTTTCTTTCTCATAGAAAACTTTTCTTTCCCCTTTCGAAAAGTAGAAAAAGTAACATGATCAAGTTTGTCTAATGATTATTGCAGCATGACGATACTTGGATGGGTCTACATGATTTCAGTCGGATTCAATGCTGCTGCAAGGtcagtttttactttttattatttttctttctttttatttgaaaaataactatttcaaaattttaaaacacttAAAAGAATTTAACAACCActgatattttctaaaacaaaaatttatttgaaaaaaacaaattttatatgagtgtttaatttatttttaatatttattttattatttttttaaacattattttaaaaaataattaaaatttattttctgaaaatattctattttttatttgtaagaagatgaaaatatatatatttttttttattctgaaaaacagaaaacctttttttaacTATGATTAACAAATTCAGcccatattttattatatttatcccattattttttaagaaacaaaccctacatttttattaaagaatttgtgAATTTATACTTGTGttacatgtatatatatgtcATGGGCAGTGTGAGAGTGGGGAATGAGCTTGGAGCTGGGCACCCAAAATCAGCAGCGTTTTCAGTGTTGGTGGTGACTCTAACCTCCTTCCTGATATCAGTGGTGGCTGCAGTTGCGGTGCTTGTGCTTCGGAATGTTATCAGCTATGCTTTCACTGGTGGGGAAGCTGTGGCCCAAGCTGTTTCCGGCCTGTGTCCACTCTTGGCCATCAGCCTCATGCTCAATGGTATTCAACCAGTCCTCTCAGGTAAACTCATGGTGAAGGTCTAAAATATTGGAATACATTTCCAAGGTATATTCAATATCCATGGATGTTCATATGAAATTTGGGAAGATATATTCATCAACcgatatttttggatattttattaatattttatttatttttcatgtttcaatCAATATTTAACcaatatttccaaatattttactatatttcaatgatttttggattttttttaattttttgattattaaatgaactaattctaattattttatttttacatttgctttaatttattactaaaaataaaaaaacataattttcttaataggtctcttttatataatctatatatttattaaatatttaaaaacaattatacatatattattatttatttgatatcattgactaatttaaattaaaatgtgtcataattttaatattaaatatattttaaaattaggcatgttattgtaatattattataaaataatatataatgcatcttaataataaatgtatacttataaaatttatatttttttatggacgttgatgttattattattagatatgataaattatatatatcattttttttttataaaaaataactttaaaatgtatattttttacttcttatatatatatttttagaatttttcttaatatttttagaattttcattaatttttacgTCAtcgatattttgtatcaaaatatccaccaatatATTAAATGTATCTATGTAAAATCAAAGTACTAATGTATTCAttattatcgatattttcatctttgtttataattaattaacaaaaagtTAATTTGATTCAAACCTTACATTTTGGCatttaaatatctatatttCGCTTGTTTTCTcaaattattgtttaaaatagtcCATTTACCGAACTTCAATATTATAGATTTAGAAACCTTATCTTAAAAGTACAACCTTGTttcaaacaaattatttaaaactacGTCACAAAATTTAGATATCACGTCTTGATATGTTTGATAACTCttctcaaaaatagttttaaaaaatagtttttaaaagcagttttataatattttgtaaaatgaaagTCTGATTGATAATCTAAAATATTGTTaaccaatttttaatattttaaaatatttattacttttttttaatcactctacgcatttatataattattcttttaaaaaactagggaaaacaaaaaaaaaaaaaaattaaaagatgtttttggaaaatattttttttaaaaataaaaaatagaaaatagtttttttgttgttaaatacatattcctattttttttttcgttttagAGAACAGAAAACAATTCTTGAAAATGGTTAACAAACAgatcctatattttttttttatacaaaattaaaattctaatttttataaaaaccaCATTTTTAAAATGCGGTTTTAAACTactttaaataagaaaaatgaaaataaaaaagactattttaaataatagtttagaagaaaattttctatagtttatattatgttcataaaaAATGGACCAATCTAACCCCATGTTGAGAAAGTAAAATAAGTCTGGTTTTCTTTCTCTGCACTGCCTCATGGAAACAAAAGGGTGGCTGTAGATACAAACCCTTCAACTAAAAATGCTATCAAAAGCATACAAGTATCCttttgtgtcttttttttttacacaatgTATTTTAATAAGTAAAACCATGGAAGGTGTGGCTGTCGGGTGTGGATGGCAAGCTTTTGTGGCATATGTAAATGTGGGCTGCTATTACATTGTGGGAGTGCCTCTCGGCTCTCTCCTTGGTTTTTACTTCAAACATGGGGCAAAGGTACACATATTTTCACATTTCTATATGTTTGATCATTTCATATAGACATGGAGCATTGAACTAATCCTCTAACATCTACCATATGATATATGTGTAGGGAATTTGGTTAGGGTTGCTAGGTGGCACCTTAATGCAAACCATCATTCTAATTGTGGTTATGGTTCGGACCGATTGGAATAAAGAGGTAAGTCGATGTCAAGACtatcaaattgaatttttgatgCACTTATAATGATAGGATATGctaatatttgtaaaattagaAACATTTATAGTacctcacatttttttttagttaaacccTATTCTCTCATAGCATGTTTGGTTCGGAAAAgtaccatgaaaaaaaatatataaaagaaagtcaaatataattaaaattaataaacaatttatatacttttaaattatttaatttttatataaaataattaaataagtaaactgaatttaaagtaaaatataaaaataatttattggttttaaatctaatttttatttgcctttttttttctttatttctactttttatCTCTTTCTGGGAACAAAAAATAACCATGATATTTATCACAATCAGGGTCATTGATAACTCTAATTGGAAGCATGGACCAGTAGGGCTCTCTCATGTCTACGGTTCATGGGCTtaactagaaaaaaaattagggacAAATGATGTcgaatttcaatttctttttttttttttagttttttatttatttataaaattagatgttttcatattttatatttattgaaagaaataattgaaaaaacttgtttaaaaaaatttgaattaaatttgcAGGTGGAAAAGGCTCTAGAGAGGTTGGATCAATGGGAGGACAAGAAGGAACCACTTTTGAAGGAGTGAAGGAGGTTTTTGAGGATCATCAATATTCCAAAACAGTTGGGTTATTTTcatattgaatttgatttttatttgctattttGTTGATGCTCCATGATTGGTTGAGTTTGAAGTGTAATGCCATTCCCTACAACAATATATAGGAAGCCTCCCATCCCCATTCCCTCTCATCTGCTTTTGCCCATTCTCTGCTTCAAGTACTCTGATTGCCTTCAACCAATACATTGTCCATTTGCTTTGCCTCTTCCTGCTCTCAGCACAATGCTAAAATACCcaataaaaatacaagtaagcccaaaaaatccaaatccaatgAATTCAAGCAGAcgcaacaacaataataaaaaatccaaacCCAAATCGACAACCGATACTAACGTGGTGTttattcttttggttttttttgttgaaaacaatttgttgtttgtttttttttttacttttttatgacttattataaactttttactaaatagaaaaaataatatattgatttttctttacttttaaatactgaatagaaataaaatactaaaaaataaacaacctaatatttaacactattaaacatttaggttttatttaaaataaataaaaaaacaaacactaccaaaatctaatttaatatgcaaaacTGTGGACCCCGCAATTTAGCTCATGCTTTCCACTCGACGGCgagtttgatttttatttgaaaatgattttatttattaaaaaaatgacttggagtcactacttatttttgttttatttttttaagggaaaaacaaaataagaaggaaaaaccctaagtgcgactcctgaaggaaaaacaggtctgtgaaaaaccgagttTGGGTctaggggtcaggttacttattaggaaggtacggtgATGAGCCGTAGCATCTCTCTAAACCCGTATACATACGAcatctactaaacgaattaagggaattgtgacaattaattaattaattatggatataaaaaaaaatcaatatacaagTTATAGTGAAAATTAATATGCATAAAAACAATGaggaaatctaattacaaaaatacacaaaataaataataagaggattatgtaaaatgattttattgaactaaaaaaaataaaaaataaaaaatagttttcaagaaatttcaaaggattttattaaaaatgattttaaattaatgatttcaatttatttatttacaaaaaaaaaagaatcaatttatttcctcaatttcatttgtattcaactttcaatttcacttattgtatcaaaagaatttattactaaatttcaatttgggcacaaaaatgattttcacttgcttttactataaaaagaatgaatttttacaattttatttacaaaagtatttcaatttgttttcttttaagaaaagtgatttatacaaattattcaaaaagaCATAACTTCATTTGCAAaaggaattttaattaaaaagttaaattaaatcttctatttctaaataatacttttaatcacattttaattaaggaaaaagaattcattaaaaatatatatatattttttggaaaattttattaaaaattaatttttgagacaactttatttacaaaacaatttttattaaatgaagaaatttttggacaattttattaaaaacaattctttaaattctatcaaaaacaattcttttggatttttctgaatttttataaataaataaaaaaatttcttttataaaaaaaaaaaaaaattattattttattaaaacctaTTTACTGAATTCTTtatctcatttaaacaaaatttttaggttgttcgatgttcaattctgtacacactcaataaataaatacaaatgaatatttacacaaattaataaaaataaaacccaataaaagtgggaaataaaatatgtacccaaataaacttacaacaaaCTCCACATATCATCGATTTGTACTCAGCCAACGAGATTACAGAGtgggtccatgcaaaaacaagaataacacaaatgtaaatatccagaGATGTAtaaaatctcaaacaaatattcaaacccaatttccaatttcaaattagtctcATAGATTTCGTCAATTAAAATGAGCCCAAATTACTATAGGTCTTAACCCagaacatccaaattaataacaaaaaatacaaacacaatcaaccaaacctaaaattggataaattaaataaattatactagacctaaatttaatatttcataatctaagcctagtttaatatacaccacaattgtctcatgtccaaattaaacaattcaaattggtcaagtccatatcaaatattcaaataatccaaCAAATCTCACCCACATTATGGGCCCCAAAATTCACATCAATTAACAAacccacataaaaaaaatacatggtcAAGAGAAATAATATTCCAAGCCCAATCCAATAAGCCCAACCAAATAACAATTTAACAATAGGCCCAagtccaaataaacaatatgcaattgatataattCAAATATCCTCAAATTAATCACCAAATACAATATACCCAgaaacccaaattaacaaatttcaaattaattcactaacaataaattaaatcaaattacgTATTAATCTACCCACAACAAATTAacctcaaatttcatattaattcaacaattcaaatttcacaaacaacaattactattaaaataaaataaaataacaacaataacaataacaataacaataacaataacaataacaataacaataacaataataacaataacaataacaataataataataataataataataataataataatggaaaatgagTGATACGGGAAGTGAGATAATGAGAGAAAAGGGAGGAGGTCGCTGGCCGATGATCTTGCCGGCAGTAGTGGATGGTTTTTTTGGAaatcacaaataaaataaactgaaataaaaataataaaataaaaaataaaaatggaagaggAATGGGGGAGTTGGCTGTTGGGTGTTTTtgggggaagaagaaaaaggaaaaaaataaaataaaaataaaaatgggggtCGACTCTCTTGGGAAAACAGGaggagaaaaactaaaaaagaaaaaaaaatggagaacgGAGGaggaagggaagaaaaaaaaatggggtctGGTTgtgggaagaagaagaggactggagggagaaaagaaaaaaaaatttggtccGTTCCCCCATCTCCAGAGGGAGTAGCacccaaagaaagaaaaaaaaaagctcccccccccccaaaaaactCTTCAATGGCCGGCTGCggccaaaaagagaaaaaaaaaaaaaaaaaattcagagtgGGGAggggaaaagaggaaaaaggagagagaagagaggaggaaaaaatgagagctttgacccaaaagactacatttaaaaaaaaaaatccatacaGTACccctatttaaaaaataatgccCAATCTAATATGTTTGCGCCACGTAGATTGCcacgtcataaaaccgtagttggtaaccacggttttattttttaaaaatttaaaaccatagttggtgactacgactttgattgtttttaaaaatagtcaaagccgtagtcaccaactatgactttaactttaagtttaaaatcttagttggtgactacggttttgactttttttaaacagtcaaagccgtagtcaccaactacgactttaactttaattatatatatttaactttaatttttttaaataaaatattatattatattgattaaaaatatgtaagtggtgtaataaaaatatttaactttaattgatctcattatttaaagaatagtaatatataaaattaaataattgaggtatttaatttgatataaaaatatattttgataattttattaaaatatttggcactacactcaatataaatataattagttataaatatactattttataccCTTATAATGAAgaacattatattattttgtaactttgtgTAAAAATTAAAGGCAATTATGCACttgaacaaaatataatatgactTCAAGTGggtaaataattggaaaattacttaaatacaacaaaaatatttttttttttccatttttctcctttcaaaatgggattaaatggaatggaaaggcttaaaatgttaaacttaaaatgccaacctaaaagaatttgtttttccacttcttaaaatatagaattgtagaaagaaaatacctttgtttttccaatcaattcactatttaatttaattgttttggtaaatagatgaaaatgcttttggaatatttttgtaaattcattgatagtaggaaaaatgtttcttattggGTACTAATGGGAGTTTTgggcaaaaatgatttctttaaaacaaaaaattcataaaataattttattctcaaagTAATTTTCAATGTGATGTGTGTCGTATTTATGTAGGTATTCACATCACAAAACTGTAATTGGTAAtcatgatttttgattttttttttaaatagtcaaaatagtagttggtgatcataactttaaatttaaacctaaaaccaattttttaagttcaaattttaaatcatgtgaatgttcaatttttaaaaattattttgattggaggtttagattgcaattttttttaatacattattttttctatatcaatatagtgttgttgtaactaattagttataaatataattagtttaaatttaaacctaaaaccaataTTTTAGATTATCAGATTGctatatgtaagtggt comes from the Vitis vinifera cultivar Pinot Noir 40024 chromosome 12, ASM3070453v1 genome and includes:
- the LOC100251658 gene encoding protein DETOXIFICATION 40, which codes for MLSPSFISFKPKSLPSTCDHFRLNLHSFLFTNSEKAAMKSSPEVVQKPILQSDDSDPPLSSSLQSDDTRSETSAQLESILSNTQLRLSERLRLATWTELKLLFYLAGPAVLVYMIGYVMSMATQIFVGHLGNLELAAASLGNNGIQIFAYGLLLGMGSAVETLCGQAYGAKKFDMLGIYLQKSTVLLTITGVLLTFVYIFSKPILILLGESSRIASAAAIFVYGLIPQIFAYAASFPIQKFLQAQSIVAPSAYISAGTLLVHLLLSWLAVYKMGLGLLGSSLVLSLSGWVVVVGQFLYILKSERCKYTWGGFSVKAFSGLPGFFKLSAASALMLCLETWYFEVLVLLAGLLDHPELALDSLSICMTILGWVYMISVGFNAAASVRVGNELGAGHPKSAAFSVLVVTLTSFLISVVAAVAVLVLRNVISYAFTGGEAVAQAVSGLCPLLAISLMLNGIQPVLSGVAVGCGWQAFVAYVNVGCYYIVGVPLGSLLGFYFKHGAKGIWLGLLGGTLMQTIILIVVMVRTDWNKEVEKALERLDQWEDKKEPLLKE